From one Triticum urartu cultivar G1812 chromosome 3, Tu2.1, whole genome shotgun sequence genomic stretch:
- the LOC125543122 gene encoding glutathione S-transferase 1: MSPVKVFGHPMLTNVARVMLFLEEVGAEYELVPIDFVAGEHKRPQHVQLNPFAKMPGFQDGDLVLFESRAIAKYILRKYGGTAGLDLLGENSGIEELAVVDMWTEVEAQQYYPAISPVVFECIIIPFIIPGGGATPNQSVVDESLERLRGVLGIYEARLEKSRYLAGDSISFADLNHIPFTFYFMTTPYAKVFDEYPKVKAWWEMLMARPAVQRVCKHMPTEFKLGAQY; encoded by the exons ATGTCTCCGGTGAAGGTGTTCGGGCACCCGATGTTGACAAACGTCGCACGGGTGATGCTCttcctggaggaggtcggcgcCGAGTACGAGCTCGTGCCCATCGACTTCGTCGCCGGCGAGCACAAGAGGCCCCAACACGTCCAGCTAAAC CCGTTTGCGAAGATGCCTGGGTTCCAAGATGGCGATCTCGTCCTGTTCG AGTCGCGCGCCATCGCCAAGTACATCCTCCGCAAGTACGGGGGGACAGCCGGCCTGGACCTCCTCGGAGAAAACAGCGGAATCGAAGAATTAGCAGTGGTGGACATGTGGACGGAGGTGGAGGCCCAGCAGTACTACCCGGCCATCTCGCCGGTGGTGTTCGAGTGCATCATCATTCCCTTCATCATCCCTGGCGGTGGTGCGACGCCGAACCAGAGCGTCGTGGACGAGAGCCTGGAGCGGCTGAGGGGCGTGCTGGGGATCTACGAGGCCCGGCTGGAGAAGAGCAGGTACTTGGCCGGGGACTCCATCAGCTTCGCCGATCTGAACCACATCCCGTTCACCTTCTACTTCATGACCACCCCGTACGCCAAGGTGTTTGATGAGTACCCCAAGGTGAAGGCCTGGTGGGAGATGCTCATGGCCAGGCCGGCGGTGCAGAGGGTCTGCAAGCATATGCCTACCGAGTTTAAGCTAGGTGCGCAGTACTAG